From Hylaeus volcanicus isolate JK05 chromosome 2, UHH_iyHylVolc1.0_haploid, whole genome shotgun sequence, the proteins below share one genomic window:
- the LOC128872013 gene encoding ankyrin repeat domain-containing protein 50-like isoform X1, whose amino-acid sequence MAAPVIEKKRFFCREWAFVKLSHCLEQRPASKTCGALIVGGPGSGKTALCAELAWPSTGANAKHQRSLNRRLLARHFCQARSEASLSPAQFVRSLVAQLLQASSDGIHRASPSSPSPGGTTTTTANVTTLPSTSREAVAEAYAEKLRTDPDIQAALQPDVLDRDPDDALKKALLFPLLEVEPPKSCLFLLVDSIDEGQTLNPPQTGTRDSRRENDNVSRTIAELLANHHHLFPQWLLLVCTARRQSKSISRMFTGFRKISLDDLRKSHVVRDVQQYILARLDQEEALRQHISCDTAEMLNQLHIKSNGCFLYLEKVLDGVAENFIVLREVREIPGTLNGLYLWLCQRLFSRKQFAKVQPLLNVILAAKLPITQEILYKCVKTACTGITVEDFNRRLHLLRRVISVSRAGALMLFHHSFAEWLLDVKHCTQKYLCSAIEGHAMLAGYYTLRGSELNPDEICVLGQHLQRAITSVATANCNLDVHTLQVLWMIGSGAPIEDCYLDSSECILWPRQEVKLLRLLIDAGAKPSEKVAEDDANKDAISSSQVSQDVSPMDESPSEPLTELLGESGDINQTDSCGRTVLHTLAADGNASLLELALATCPQAKLEATDRHGQTPLNLAARHGYGDVVRVLLSAGACADHADCDGWTALRAAAWGGHTQVVEMLLKHGALVDCADWDQRTALRAAAWGGHEDIVKALLQHGADVNRTDDEGRTALIAAAYMGHSEIVEHLLDFGAEIDHADSDGRTALSVAALCVPSNHGYAKVVTILLERGAAVDHQDKDGMTPLLVAAFEGHRDVCELLLEYEADVDHCDATGRTPLWAAASMGHGSVVALLLFWGCYVDSIDNEGRTVLSVAAAQGGTDVVKQLLDRGLDEQHRDNSGWTPLHYAAFEGHLDVCEALLEAGGKIDETDNDGKGALMLAAQEGHYALVERLLDHHTAPIDQHAHDGKTALRLAALEGHYDTVRVLLAHNADVNAKDADGRSTLYILALENRLAMARFLLEHARADVESRDSEGRTPLHVSAWQGHVEMVALLLTEGSANVNACDNENRTPLHSAAWQGHAAIVRLLLEHGATPDHTCNQGATALGIAAQEGHEHCVRALLNHGADPSHSDHCGRNAIKVAAKSGHDTVVRLLEEHSANQRSLRPGVNGGGSSSATSVTSNSTAETKPSSAILNPLSTQYSPAESPDSTKRRSCVSLGNNSSNSKSSSNLTGSTKSDQGKFNQNSMVNQVIKTPLSFTQQLQQCSRGAKSRPLSKLLSPLKSEPQSPIYASPPHSPLSDSLIPYSPTNTSPPSAQIAANVIQSQLGVSLLTGNQNIPYKTQIGSYNHAPAIYEPINIKTEIIEKNDVSKPFELTNEMLGLNVGKEKKNGLDEKRNSADTHFTRDTHMRIILGNSGAGVGRSVKHTSDHTPGSASNAKPKRNGLVSNPAMRLVAGVRNGIENATNRNKPITTRVNGFQWKAEARKETPL is encoded by the exons ATGGCGGCGCCGGTGATCGAGAAGAAGCGATTCTTCTGCCGCGAATGGGCGTTCGTGAAGCTGTCCCATTGCTTGGAGCAGAGGCCAGCCTCGAAGACCTGCGGCGCTCTGATCGTCGGTGGTCCAGGAAGCGGGAAGACCGCGTTATGCGCCGAACTGGCGTGGCCGTCGACCGGCGCCAACGCCAAACATCAGAGGTCCTTGAACAGGAGACTTCTGGCCAGGCACTTTTGCCAGGCCAGGAGCGAGGCGTCTTTGTCACCGGCCCAGTTCGTCAGATCCTTGGTCGCTCAACTCCTGCAGGCTAGCTCGGACGGAATTCACAG AGCGTCGCCAAGCTCTCCTTCTCCTGGCGGTACCACCACAACCACCGCCAACGTCACGACCCTCCCGTCGACCTCGAGGGAGGCAGTGGCCGAAGCTTACGCCGAAAAGCTCAGAACAGATCCGGACATACAGGCCGCCCTGCAACCAGACGTCCTCGACAGAGATCCCGACGACGCTCTGAAGAAGGCTCTGCTGTTTCCCCTGTTAGAGGTGGAGCCACCAAAGAGCTGCTTGTTTCTGTTGGTTGATTCCATCGACGAGGGACAAACCCTGAATCCTCCGCAGACTGGTACCAGAGACTCGAGAAGGGAGAACGACAATGTCAGCAGGACGATCGCCGAACTGCTGGCCAACCACCACCACCTGTTCCCTCAGTGGTTGCTGCTGGTCTGTACCGCTCGGCGTCAAAGTAAATCCATCTCGCGGATGTTCACCGGGTTCAGAAAGATCTCGTTGGACGACCTAAGGAAATCTCACGTCGTGAGGGACGTTCAGCAGTACATCCTCGCGCGTTTGGACCAGGAGGAGGCGCTCAG GCAGCACATCTCGTGCGACACGGCCGAGATGCTAAACCAGCTGCACATCAAGAGCAACGGTTGTTTTCTGTATCTGGAGAAGGTTCTCGACGGCGTGGCCGAGAACTTTATCGTGTTGCGCGAGGTCCGCGAGATACCAGGCACCCTGAACGGTCTTTACCTCTGGCTGTGCCAGAGACTCTTCAGCAGGAAGCAGTTCGCCAAGGTTCAACCGTTGTTGAACGTGATCCTGGCCGCCAAGCTACCGATCACCCAGGAAATCCTCTACAAATGCGTCAAGACAGCCTGCACAGGGATCACCGTGGAGGACTTCAACCGACGTTTGCACCTTCTGCGCAGGGTGATCTCGGTGTCCCGTGCTGGAGCACTGATGCTGTTCCATCACAGTTTCGCCGAGTGGTTGCTCGACGTGAAACACTGCACGCAAAAGTATCTGTGCTCCGCCATCGAGGGCCACGCCATGTTGGCGGGTTACTATACTCTTCGCGGCTCGGAGCTGAACCCTGACGAGATCTGCGTACTGGGCCAGCATCTCCAACGAGCCATAACGAGCGTGGCTACCGCCAACTGCAACTTGGACGTCCACACGCTTCAGGTGCTCTGGATGATAGGCAGCGGAGCGCCCATCGAGGATTGCTACTTGGACAGCTCCGAGTGCATCCTCTGGCCCAGGCAAGAGGTGAAGCTACTCAGACTACTCATCGACGCTGGAGCTAAACCATCCGAGAAGGTGGCCGAGGACGATGCCAATAAGGATGCTATTTCTTCTAGTCAG GTCTCGCAAGATGTAAGCCCAATGGACGAATCTCCTAGCGAACCCTTAACTGAACTGCTCGGCGAGAGCGGTGACATCAATCAAACTGATTCCTGCGGACGAACAGTGCTGCATACGCTCGCTGCGGACGGTAACGCGTCTCTGTTGGAGCTGGCTCTAGCAACGTGCCCTCAG GCGAAACTAGAAGCCACCGATCGCCACGGTCAGACTCCGTTGAACTTGGCTGCCAGGCACGGCTACGGGGACGTTGTCAGAGTGCTCTTGTCTGCTGGAGCCTGTGCAGATCATGCTGACTGCGACGGTTGGACGGCCCTCAGAGCTGCTGCATGGGGTGGACACACTCAG GTGGTCGAAATGCTCTTGAAACACGGAGCATTGGTGGATTGCGCTGACTGGGATCAACGAACCGCACTGAGAGCAGCTGCGTGGGGTGGCCACGAGGATATCGTTAAAGCACTTCTGCAGCACGGCGCCGACGTCAACAGAACGGATGACGAGGGCAGAACCGCTTTAATTGCTGCTGCCTACATGGGTCACAGCGAGATCGTCGAACACCTTCTAGACTTCGGTGCGGAGATCGATCACGCTGATAGCGACGGAAGAACAGCTCTCAGCGTCGCTGCTTTATGCGTTCCATCCAACCATGGCTACGCAAAG GTGGTCACTATACTGTTGGAGAGAGGAGCCGCTGTCGATCATCAAGACAAAGACGGCATGACCCCGCTGTTGGTAGCAGCGTTCGAAGGGCACAGGGACGTTTGCGAGTTGCTTCTGGAATACGAAGCAGACGTAGACCACTGTGACGCCACGGGACGTACACCTTTGTGGGCAGCAGCCAGTATGGGCCATGGATCGGTTGTCGCTCTTCTGTTATTTTGGGGATGCTACGTTGACAGCATCGATAACGAGGGCAGGACCGTTCTCAGCGTGGCTGCTGCCCAAGGTGGTACAGACGTGGTGAAACAATTGCTAGACAGAG GTTTAGACGAGCAACACAGAGACAATTCAGGCTGGACACCGTTACACTACGCGGCGTTCGAAGGTCATCTCGACGTTTGCGAAGCCCTGTTGGAGGCTGGAGGAAAAATTGACGAAACCGACAACGATGGGAAAGGAGCTCTGATGCTCGCCGCTCAAGAGGGTCACTACGCGTTAGTCGAAAGACTTTTAGATCATCACACCGCTCCCATCGATCAACACGCTCACGATGGGAAGACCGCCCTGAG ACTTGCAGCTCTCGAGGGACATTACGACACCGTCAGGGTCCTGTTGGCTCACAACGCTGACGTGAACGCGAAGGACGCAGACGGCAGAAGCACTCTCTACATCCTCGCGTTGGAGAACAGGCTGGCTATGGCGCGGTTCCTGTTGGAACATGCTCGCGCTGACGTGGAAAGTAGAGATTCGGAA GGCAGAACTCCTCTGCATGTAAGTGCTTGGCAAGGACACGTTGAGATGGTAGCTTTGTTGCTAACGGAAGGCAGCGCCAATGTGAACGCATGCGACAACGAGAACAGAACTCCTCTTCATTCCGCGGCCTGGCAAGGACACGCTGCCATTGTCAGGCTACTTCTAGAACACGGAGCCACCCCTGATCATACTTGTAACCAGGGCGCGACGGCTCTAG GCATCGCCGCGCAAGAAGGCCACGAACACTGCGTGCGAGCACTCCTCAATCATGGTGCTGACCCCAGCCATTCGGATCACTGTGGTCGAAACGCGATTAAAGTGGCCGCCAAGAGTGGCCACGACACCGTGGTGAGGCTACTCGAAGAACATTCTGCTAATCAACGAAGTCTACGACCTGGTGTTAACGGAG GAGGAAGTAGTAGCGCTACTTCTGTGACCTCCAACTCGACGGCAGAAACGAAACCATCGTCCGCGATTCTGAATCCCCTCTCGACGCAGTACAGCCCCGCGGAATCGCCAGATTCGACCAAGAGAAGAAGCTGCGTATCCCTGGGCAATAACTCTAGCAACAGCAAATCCAGCAGCAACCTGACCGGCAGCACGAAAAGCGATCAAGGGAAATTCAATCAGAACTCGATGGTGAATCAGGTAATAAAA ACACCATTATCTTTCACACAACAACTCCAACAATGTTCGAGGGGAGCCAAGAGTCGACCGCTCAGCAAACTCTTGTCGCCTTTGAAAAGCGAACCGCAGAGTCCAATTTACGCTTCGCCACCTCATTCGCCGTTAAGCGACAGCCTCATACCTTATTCACCTACGAACACGAGTCCACCGAGCGCCCAAATAGCAGCGAACGTGATACAAAGTCAGCTGGGTGTGTCCCTGTTGACCGGCAACCAGAACATACCGTACAAAACACAGATCGGAAGTTACAATCACGCTCCAGCCATTTACGAGCCGATCAACATAAAAACGGAGATCATCGAGAAGAATGACGTTAGTAAACCGTTCGAATTGACCAACGAAATGTTAGGTTTAAACGTTGGCAAGGAGAAGAAGAACGGCCTCGACGAAAAGAGAAACTCGGCCGACACCCATTTCACTAGGGACACCCACATGAGGATAATTCTGGGCAATAGCGGAGCTGGCGTTGGCAGAAGCGTCAAACATACCTCGGATCATACGCCTGGAAG TGCAAGTAACGCAAAACCAAAGCGCAATGGCTTGGTTTCCAACCCAGCCATGAGATTAGTAGCGGGTGTTAGGAACGGAATTGAGAATGCGACTAATAGAAATAAACCGATTACAACGCGAGTAAATGGATTTCAGTGGAAGGCGGAGGCACGAAAGGAAACACCTTTGTAG
- the LOC128872013 gene encoding ankyrin repeat domain-containing protein 50-like isoform X2, protein MAAPVIEKKRFFCREWAFVKLSHCLEQRPASKTCGALIVGGPGSGKTALCAELAWPSTGANAKHQRSLNRRLLARHFCQARSEASLSPAQFVRSLVAQLLQASSDGIHRASPSSPSPGGTTTTTANVTTLPSTSREAVAEAYAEKLRTDPDIQAALQPDVLDRDPDDALKKALLFPLLEVEPPKSCLFLLVDSIDEGQTLNPPQTGTRDSRRENDNVSRTIAELLANHHHLFPQWLLLVCTARRQSKSISRMFTGFRKISLDDLRKSHVVRDVQQYILARLDQEEALRQHISCDTAEMLNQLHIKSNGCFLYLEKVLDGVAENFIVLREVREIPGTLNGLYLWLCQRLFSRKQFAKVQPLLNVILAAKLPITQEILYKCVKTACTGITVEDFNRRLHLLRRVISVSRAGALMLFHHSFAEWLLDVKHCTQKYLCSAIEGHAMLAGYYTLRGSELNPDEICVLGQHLQRAITSVATANCNLDVHTLQVLWMIGSGAPIEDCYLDSSECILWPRQEVKLLRLLIDAGAKPSEKVAEDDANKDAISSSQVSQDVSPMDESPSEPLTELLGESGDINQTDSCGRTVLHTLAADGNASLLELALATCPQAKLEATDRHGQTPLNLAARHGYGDVVRVLLSAGACADHADCDGWTALRAAAWGGHTQVVEMLLKHGALVDCADWDQRTALRAAAWGGHEDIVKALLQHGADVNRTDDEGRTALIAAAYMGHSEIVEHLLDFGAEIDHADSDGRTALSVAALCVPSNHGYAKVVTILLERGAAVDHQDKDGMTPLLVAAFEGHRDVCELLLEYEADVDHCDATGRTPLWAAASMGHGSVVALLLFWGCYVDSIDNEGRTVLSVAAAQGGTDVVKQLLDRGLDEQHRDNSGWTPLHYAAFEGHLDVCEALLEAGGKIDETDNDGKGALMLAAQEGHYALVERLLDHHTAPIDQHAHDGKTALRLAALEGHYDTVRVLLAHNADVNAKDADGRSTLYILALENRLAMARFLLEHARADVESRDSEGRTPLHVSAWQGHVEMVALLLTEGSANVNACDNENRTPLHSAAWQGHAAIVRLLLEHGATPDHTCNQGATALGIAAQEGHEHCVRALLNHGADPSHSDHCGRNAIKVAAKSGHDTVVRLLEEHSANQRSLRPGVNGGGSSSATSVTSNSTAETKPSSAILNPLSTQYSPAESPDSTKRRSCVSLGNNSSNSKSSSNLTGSTKSDQGKFNQNSMVNQTPLSFTQQLQQCSRGAKSRPLSKLLSPLKSEPQSPIYASPPHSPLSDSLIPYSPTNTSPPSAQIAANVIQSQLGVSLLTGNQNIPYKTQIGSYNHAPAIYEPINIKTEIIEKNDVSKPFELTNEMLGLNVGKEKKNGLDEKRNSADTHFTRDTHMRIILGNSGAGVGRSVKHTSDHTPGSASNAKPKRNGLVSNPAMRLVAGVRNGIENATNRNKPITTRVNGFQWKAEARKETPL, encoded by the exons ATGGCGGCGCCGGTGATCGAGAAGAAGCGATTCTTCTGCCGCGAATGGGCGTTCGTGAAGCTGTCCCATTGCTTGGAGCAGAGGCCAGCCTCGAAGACCTGCGGCGCTCTGATCGTCGGTGGTCCAGGAAGCGGGAAGACCGCGTTATGCGCCGAACTGGCGTGGCCGTCGACCGGCGCCAACGCCAAACATCAGAGGTCCTTGAACAGGAGACTTCTGGCCAGGCACTTTTGCCAGGCCAGGAGCGAGGCGTCTTTGTCACCGGCCCAGTTCGTCAGATCCTTGGTCGCTCAACTCCTGCAGGCTAGCTCGGACGGAATTCACAG AGCGTCGCCAAGCTCTCCTTCTCCTGGCGGTACCACCACAACCACCGCCAACGTCACGACCCTCCCGTCGACCTCGAGGGAGGCAGTGGCCGAAGCTTACGCCGAAAAGCTCAGAACAGATCCGGACATACAGGCCGCCCTGCAACCAGACGTCCTCGACAGAGATCCCGACGACGCTCTGAAGAAGGCTCTGCTGTTTCCCCTGTTAGAGGTGGAGCCACCAAAGAGCTGCTTGTTTCTGTTGGTTGATTCCATCGACGAGGGACAAACCCTGAATCCTCCGCAGACTGGTACCAGAGACTCGAGAAGGGAGAACGACAATGTCAGCAGGACGATCGCCGAACTGCTGGCCAACCACCACCACCTGTTCCCTCAGTGGTTGCTGCTGGTCTGTACCGCTCGGCGTCAAAGTAAATCCATCTCGCGGATGTTCACCGGGTTCAGAAAGATCTCGTTGGACGACCTAAGGAAATCTCACGTCGTGAGGGACGTTCAGCAGTACATCCTCGCGCGTTTGGACCAGGAGGAGGCGCTCAG GCAGCACATCTCGTGCGACACGGCCGAGATGCTAAACCAGCTGCACATCAAGAGCAACGGTTGTTTTCTGTATCTGGAGAAGGTTCTCGACGGCGTGGCCGAGAACTTTATCGTGTTGCGCGAGGTCCGCGAGATACCAGGCACCCTGAACGGTCTTTACCTCTGGCTGTGCCAGAGACTCTTCAGCAGGAAGCAGTTCGCCAAGGTTCAACCGTTGTTGAACGTGATCCTGGCCGCCAAGCTACCGATCACCCAGGAAATCCTCTACAAATGCGTCAAGACAGCCTGCACAGGGATCACCGTGGAGGACTTCAACCGACGTTTGCACCTTCTGCGCAGGGTGATCTCGGTGTCCCGTGCTGGAGCACTGATGCTGTTCCATCACAGTTTCGCCGAGTGGTTGCTCGACGTGAAACACTGCACGCAAAAGTATCTGTGCTCCGCCATCGAGGGCCACGCCATGTTGGCGGGTTACTATACTCTTCGCGGCTCGGAGCTGAACCCTGACGAGATCTGCGTACTGGGCCAGCATCTCCAACGAGCCATAACGAGCGTGGCTACCGCCAACTGCAACTTGGACGTCCACACGCTTCAGGTGCTCTGGATGATAGGCAGCGGAGCGCCCATCGAGGATTGCTACTTGGACAGCTCCGAGTGCATCCTCTGGCCCAGGCAAGAGGTGAAGCTACTCAGACTACTCATCGACGCTGGAGCTAAACCATCCGAGAAGGTGGCCGAGGACGATGCCAATAAGGATGCTATTTCTTCTAGTCAG GTCTCGCAAGATGTAAGCCCAATGGACGAATCTCCTAGCGAACCCTTAACTGAACTGCTCGGCGAGAGCGGTGACATCAATCAAACTGATTCCTGCGGACGAACAGTGCTGCATACGCTCGCTGCGGACGGTAACGCGTCTCTGTTGGAGCTGGCTCTAGCAACGTGCCCTCAG GCGAAACTAGAAGCCACCGATCGCCACGGTCAGACTCCGTTGAACTTGGCTGCCAGGCACGGCTACGGGGACGTTGTCAGAGTGCTCTTGTCTGCTGGAGCCTGTGCAGATCATGCTGACTGCGACGGTTGGACGGCCCTCAGAGCTGCTGCATGGGGTGGACACACTCAG GTGGTCGAAATGCTCTTGAAACACGGAGCATTGGTGGATTGCGCTGACTGGGATCAACGAACCGCACTGAGAGCAGCTGCGTGGGGTGGCCACGAGGATATCGTTAAAGCACTTCTGCAGCACGGCGCCGACGTCAACAGAACGGATGACGAGGGCAGAACCGCTTTAATTGCTGCTGCCTACATGGGTCACAGCGAGATCGTCGAACACCTTCTAGACTTCGGTGCGGAGATCGATCACGCTGATAGCGACGGAAGAACAGCTCTCAGCGTCGCTGCTTTATGCGTTCCATCCAACCATGGCTACGCAAAG GTGGTCACTATACTGTTGGAGAGAGGAGCCGCTGTCGATCATCAAGACAAAGACGGCATGACCCCGCTGTTGGTAGCAGCGTTCGAAGGGCACAGGGACGTTTGCGAGTTGCTTCTGGAATACGAAGCAGACGTAGACCACTGTGACGCCACGGGACGTACACCTTTGTGGGCAGCAGCCAGTATGGGCCATGGATCGGTTGTCGCTCTTCTGTTATTTTGGGGATGCTACGTTGACAGCATCGATAACGAGGGCAGGACCGTTCTCAGCGTGGCTGCTGCCCAAGGTGGTACAGACGTGGTGAAACAATTGCTAGACAGAG GTTTAGACGAGCAACACAGAGACAATTCAGGCTGGACACCGTTACACTACGCGGCGTTCGAAGGTCATCTCGACGTTTGCGAAGCCCTGTTGGAGGCTGGAGGAAAAATTGACGAAACCGACAACGATGGGAAAGGAGCTCTGATGCTCGCCGCTCAAGAGGGTCACTACGCGTTAGTCGAAAGACTTTTAGATCATCACACCGCTCCCATCGATCAACACGCTCACGATGGGAAGACCGCCCTGAG ACTTGCAGCTCTCGAGGGACATTACGACACCGTCAGGGTCCTGTTGGCTCACAACGCTGACGTGAACGCGAAGGACGCAGACGGCAGAAGCACTCTCTACATCCTCGCGTTGGAGAACAGGCTGGCTATGGCGCGGTTCCTGTTGGAACATGCTCGCGCTGACGTGGAAAGTAGAGATTCGGAA GGCAGAACTCCTCTGCATGTAAGTGCTTGGCAAGGACACGTTGAGATGGTAGCTTTGTTGCTAACGGAAGGCAGCGCCAATGTGAACGCATGCGACAACGAGAACAGAACTCCTCTTCATTCCGCGGCCTGGCAAGGACACGCTGCCATTGTCAGGCTACTTCTAGAACACGGAGCCACCCCTGATCATACTTGTAACCAGGGCGCGACGGCTCTAG GCATCGCCGCGCAAGAAGGCCACGAACACTGCGTGCGAGCACTCCTCAATCATGGTGCTGACCCCAGCCATTCGGATCACTGTGGTCGAAACGCGATTAAAGTGGCCGCCAAGAGTGGCCACGACACCGTGGTGAGGCTACTCGAAGAACATTCTGCTAATCAACGAAGTCTACGACCTGGTGTTAACGGAG GAGGAAGTAGTAGCGCTACTTCTGTGACCTCCAACTCGACGGCAGAAACGAAACCATCGTCCGCGATTCTGAATCCCCTCTCGACGCAGTACAGCCCCGCGGAATCGCCAGATTCGACCAAGAGAAGAAGCTGCGTATCCCTGGGCAATAACTCTAGCAACAGCAAATCCAGCAGCAACCTGACCGGCAGCACGAAAAGCGATCAAGGGAAATTCAATCAGAACTCGATGGTGAATCAG ACACCATTATCTTTCACACAACAACTCCAACAATGTTCGAGGGGAGCCAAGAGTCGACCGCTCAGCAAACTCTTGTCGCCTTTGAAAAGCGAACCGCAGAGTCCAATTTACGCTTCGCCACCTCATTCGCCGTTAAGCGACAGCCTCATACCTTATTCACCTACGAACACGAGTCCACCGAGCGCCCAAATAGCAGCGAACGTGATACAAAGTCAGCTGGGTGTGTCCCTGTTGACCGGCAACCAGAACATACCGTACAAAACACAGATCGGAAGTTACAATCACGCTCCAGCCATTTACGAGCCGATCAACATAAAAACGGAGATCATCGAGAAGAATGACGTTAGTAAACCGTTCGAATTGACCAACGAAATGTTAGGTTTAAACGTTGGCAAGGAGAAGAAGAACGGCCTCGACGAAAAGAGAAACTCGGCCGACACCCATTTCACTAGGGACACCCACATGAGGATAATTCTGGGCAATAGCGGAGCTGGCGTTGGCAGAAGCGTCAAACATACCTCGGATCATACGCCTGGAAG TGCAAGTAACGCAAAACCAAAGCGCAATGGCTTGGTTTCCAACCCAGCCATGAGATTAGTAGCGGGTGTTAGGAACGGAATTGAGAATGCGACTAATAGAAATAAACCGATTACAACGCGAGTAAATGGATTTCAGTGGAAGGCGGAGGCACGAAAGGAAACACCTTTGTAG